From Equus przewalskii isolate Varuska chromosome 7, EquPr2, whole genome shotgun sequence, one genomic window encodes:
- the LOC103548075 gene encoding SEC14-like protein 4, producing MSGRVGDLSPQQQEALARFRENVQDLLPTLRNPDDYFLLRWLRARKFDLQKSEDMLRKHMEFRKQQTLDNILTWQPPEVIQLYDSGGLSGYDYEGCPVWFDLVGKLDPKGLLLSASPQELIRQRIRVCELLVQQCELQSQKLGRNIETMVLVFDLEGLSLKHLWKPAVEVYQQFFAILEANYPERLKNLIGIRAPKLFPVAFNLVKLFMSEETRKKIVILGGDWKQELQKFVSPDQLPVEFGGTMTDPDGNPKCLTKINYGGEVPRSYYLRNQVRTQYEHTATVGRDSFVQVKTEILFPGCVLRWQFASEGADIGFGVFLKTKKAEQKRAGEMTEVLPTQRYNAHLVPQDGSLSCDKPGVYVLHFDNTHSLRHSRKVSYTVEVLLPDKASEEKIQGIEATRPTPAQ from the exons TTCCGGGAGAATGTCCAGGACCTGCTGCCCACCCTGCGCAATCCTGATGATTACTTCCTCCTGCGCTGGCTCCGAG CTCGGAAGTTTGACCTGCAGAAATCCGAGGACATGCTCCGGAAG CACATGGAGTTCCGGAAGCAACAGACCCTGGACAACATCCTCACGTGGCAGCCCCCAGAG GTGATCCAGCTGTACGACTCGGGTGGTCTGAGCGGCTATGACTACGAAGGCTGCCCTGTGTGGTTTGACCTCGTCGGGAAGCTTGACCCCAAGGGTCTCCTCCTGTCAGCCTCCCCGCAGGAGCTGATCCGCCAGCGCATCAGGGTCTGCGAGCTGCTTGTGCAGCAGTGTGAGCTGCAGAGTCAGAAG CTGGGCAGGAACATCGAGACGATGGTGTTGGTGTTTGACCTGGAGGGGCTGAGCCTGAAACACCTGTGGAAGCCAGCTGTGGAGGTCTACCAGCAG TTTTTTGCCATCCTGGAAGCAAATTATCCCGAGAGGCTGAAGAATTTAATTGGTATCCGAG CCCCCAAGCTGTTCCCCGTGGCCTTCAACTTGGTCAAGTTGTTCATGAGCGAGGAAACGAGAAAGAAGATAGTGATTCTAGGAG GCGACTGGAAGCAGGAGCTGCAAAAGTTTGTCAGCCCCGACCAGCTGCCTGTGGAGTTTGGGGGGACCATGACCGACCCCGACGGCAACCCCAAGTGCTTGACCAAG atCAACTACGGGGGCGAGGTGCCCAGGAGCTACTACCTGCGCAACCAGGTGAGGACGCAGTACGAGCACACAGCGACCGTGGGCCGCGACTCCTTCGTCCAGGTGAAGACTGAGATCCTGTTCCCAGGCTGTGTTCTCAG GTGGCAGTTTGCATCAGAGGGGGCAGACATCGGCTTTGGGGTTTTTCTGAAgaccaagaaggcagagcagaagcGGGCCGGGGAGATGACGGAGGTGCTGCCCACCCAGCGCTACAATGCCCACCTGGTGCCCCAGGACGGGAGCCTCAGCTGTGACAAGCCCGGCGTCT ACGTCCTGCACTTCGACAACACCCACAGCCTGAGGCACAGCAGGAAGGTCAGCTACACTGTGGAGGTGCTGCTCCCGGACAAGGCCTCTGAGGAGAAGATTCAGGGTATCGAGGCAACGAGACCCACCCCAGCGCAATGA